The Primulina eburnea isolate SZY01 chromosome 6, ASM2296580v1, whole genome shotgun sequence genome contains a region encoding:
- the LOC140833801 gene encoding binding partner of ACD11 1-like, which translates to MSGSGYIVEVSSLSPKVTEKDVYDFFAFCGAVEHVEIVRAGERISTAYVSFTDPHALETAVLLSGATIVDQPVCITRWGNYEDDNNLWNRPSWKIEDYSSHSQEYKIVPSAGEAVTLAQDVVKTMVAKGYILGKDAFGKAKAFDESHQVSATAMAKVAELSERIGLTDKLFAGVEAARSVNQRYHVSDTTKTAVSATGRTVISAANAVVNSSYFSKGALWVSGALNRAAQAAADLGNRGVNK; encoded by the exons ATGAGTGGAAGTGGTTATATTGTAGAAGTATCAAGTCTGTCTCCTAAAGTCACGGAAAAGGATGTCTATGATTTCTTTGCTTTCTGTGGTGCAGTCGAGCATGTGGAGATTGTCAG AGCTGGTGAACGTATAAGTACAGCCTATGTATCATTTACAGATCCTCACGCTCTGGAAACTGCTGTCCTGCTCAGT GGAGCAACTATTGTGGATCAACCAGTATGCATAACCCGGTGGGGAAATTACGAAGACGACAATAATCTCTGGAACCGTCCTTCATGGAAAATTGAAGATTATAGCAGT CATTCTCAAGAATACAAGATTGTTCCCTCTGCTGGTGAAGCTGTGACTCTGGCTCAGGATGTAGTCAAAACAATGGTAGCTAAAGGATACATTCTCGGAAAAGATGCATTTGGCAAGGCGAAAGCCTTCGACGAATCTCACCAAGTATCCGCCACAGCAATGGCCAAAGTTGCTGAATTAAGTGAAAGAATTGGATTGACTGACAAGTTATTTGCTGGGGTTGAAGCAGCGAGATCAGTGAACCAAAGATACCATGTTTCAGATACTACGAAAACAGCCGTTTCTGCTACTGGAAGAACTGTGATTTCTGCAGCAAATGCTGTGGTCAATAGTAGTTACTTCTCCAAGGGAGCTCTTTGGGTATCAGGTGCTCTGAACAGAGCTGCTCAGGCCGCTGCTGATTTAGGTAATCGCGgtgttaataaataa